A section of the Nitrospirota bacterium genome encodes:
- a CDS encoding TIGR02584 family CRISPR-associated protein, with protein sequence MNFKDILIFVAGTTPQIITETIYALSQKKPPVYADEVIIITTSAGRRRIENALIKKGILKRLVREYDLPDIRLTETSFIIVRDEAGKEIDDIRGEEENEIMGDLITSLIQKLTGDNGTRLHCSIAGGRKTMSFYLGAALQLFGRPWDKLYHVLVNPQFETNPEFFYKPKRNRMIECRQPDGTTKQINTKDAEIYLTDLPFIRLGNRLSLTGEGFGELVAEGQRDIDTAAIQPELTVNLSKRELRIGKTTVRMTPVQLAIYTAFLRQKLDYCSRTARQYCLECTECFCSIIHLKKNMIRTIAEDYRKISRCDATKAEEWRDRWSEAPAFVSMVTHNISKISRAIRKSLGDTPLLPYYAITSDRKYGDTPYGVRVEKEKIRIG encoded by the coding sequence GTGAATTTCAAAGATATCCTCATATTCGTTGCAGGCACAACGCCCCAGATAATTACAGAGACAATATATGCATTATCACAAAAAAAGCCACCTGTATATGCAGATGAAGTGATCATAATTACTACTTCTGCCGGCAGGAGGAGGATTGAAAATGCCCTAATAAAAAAGGGTATACTGAAGAGGCTTGTCAGGGAATATGATCTGCCGGATATCAGGCTTACAGAAACCTCCTTTATCATTGTAAGAGATGAGGCGGGCAAAGAGATTGATGATATCAGGGGTGAAGAAGAAAATGAGATTATGGGAGATCTTATTACATCCCTGATACAGAAGTTGACTGGAGACAATGGCACAAGGCTTCACTGCTCCATCGCAGGAGGCAGAAAGACGATGAGCTTTTATCTCGGTGCTGCACTGCAGCTCTTCGGCAGACCCTGGGATAAACTCTACCATGTCCTTGTTAATCCTCAGTTTGAGACCAACCCTGAGTTCTTCTATAAGCCGAAACGGAACAGGATGATTGAGTGCAGGCAGCCTGATGGGACTACAAAGCAAATCAACACAAAGGATGCGGAGATTTATCTTACAGACCTCCCTTTTATCAGACTTGGCAACAGGCTGTCACTAACCGGAGAGGGTTTCGGGGAACTCGTCGCTGAAGGACAGCGTGATATAGATACAGCAGCCATCCAGCCTGAGCTTACCGTGAACCTTTCAAAAAGAGAACTTCGCATCGGAAAGACAACTGTCAGGATGACCCCTGTCCAGCTTGCCATATATACAGCATTCCTGAGACAGAAGCTCGATTACTGCTCCAGGACTGCCAGGCAATACTGCCTTGAATGCACAGAGTGTTTCTGCTCCATTATCCATCTCAAAAAGAATATGATCAGGACCATCGCAGAGGATTACAGGAAGATCAGCCGCTGCGATGCGACTAAGGCAGAAGAATGGCGGGATAGATGGTCAGAAGCCCCTGCCTTCGTCAGCATGGTTACACATAACATTAGCAAGATTAGCCGCGCCATTAGGAAAAGCCTCGGCGATACACCCCTCCTACCATACTACGCGATAACGAGTGATAGAAAATATGGTGACACGCCATATGGCGTCAGAGTGGAAAAAGAGAAGATAAGGATAGGATAA
- the cmr1 gene encoding type III-B CRISPR module RAMP protein Cmr1 — translation MIHKVTFEIETITPMFLSGADQGKAELRAASIKGLLRFWWRALQAEPDLNKLRARESAIFGSSDEKTGGGCSFAIRINHDGNCAPVPKGLPNKDNIHKIMVTSRTRNRTFPINILEYLAYGPYDPKSKKLRQYIDSKSKFNLILNFHKDNYIDDIYRSIHVFSLFGGIGSRSRNGFGSFFISKIEGGGRESNTISSSTSQYSTDFLKKLIHDSEKDVSYPSFSHETKIFRAKQPKDTWDEALADVGKTYRGIRVGDKKLNGLVFESKHSYNKREFLGAPLDPYNENFHSLLERRAKPYFIKIAKEGNQFRSYILYLPSLYCEGLENDRKSKRINNHPDLNREFAKVCNEFNKFIGEHMEIIL, via the coding sequence ATGATTCATAAGGTTACTTTTGAAATCGAAACAATCACTCCCATGTTTCTGTCAGGTGCAGACCAGGGTAAGGCAGAGCTAAGGGCGGCAAGCATTAAAGGGCTACTTCGATTCTGGTGGCGGGCATTGCAGGCGGAACCGGATTTAAACAAACTTCGTGCAAGAGAGAGCGCTATATTCGGAAGTTCTGATGAGAAAACAGGAGGGGGATGTAGTTTTGCTATACGTATTAACCATGATGGGAATTGTGCGCCTGTCCCTAAGGGTTTGCCTAATAAGGATAACATCCACAAGATAATGGTTACCAGCAGGACACGAAACAGAACATTTCCTATCAATATCCTGGAATACTTAGCCTACGGGCCTTATGATCCAAAATCTAAGAAGCTGAGGCAATACATTGATTCAAAATCAAAATTCAATCTGATTCTTAATTTTCATAAAGATAATTATATTGACGACATTTATAGGTCCATACACGTATTTTCTCTTTTCGGTGGAATAGGTTCACGAAGCAGAAACGGATTTGGGAGTTTTTTTATTAGTAAAATAGAAGGTGGTGGGCGTGAATCTAACACCATAAGTTCTTCTACAAGCCAATATTCCACTGATTTTTTGAAGAAACTAATTCATGATAGTGAAAAAGACGTTTCATATCCTTCTTTTTCTCATGAAACGAAAATCTTTCGCGCCAAACAACCAAAAGATACCTGGGACGAGGCATTGGCAGATGTGGGCAAAACATATAGAGGTATAAGGGTTGGGGATAAGAAACTAAATGGTTTAGTGTTTGAAAGTAAACACAGTTATAATAAAAGAGAATTTCTAGGGGCTCCGCTTGATCCATACAATGAGAATTTCCACTCCTTACTCGAACGAAGGGCAAAGCCATATTTTATTAAGATAGCTAAGGAGGGCAATCAATTCCGGTCATATATTCTTTACTTGCCATCCCTGTATTGTGAAGGGTTAGAAAATGACAGAAAAAGCAAAAGGATTAACAATCATCCTGATCTAAACAGAGAGTTTGCAAAAGTTTGCAACGAGTTTAACAAATTTATTGGTGAACATATGGAAATAATTTTATAG
- the cas10 gene encoding type III-B CRISPR-associated protein Cas10/Cmr2, with protein MNNVLLIRKIQALLHDPPEKPIILGRIGHEGRAKEIMRELIGDAAAIPEDIKTADHIASAADRINLPRDERFISDFLRNPEIIHSLSGKGFNLGSLAQINIDHITDDVDRAVGELADKYRGDSEKIYLSLWRSLVDMLIEDGQSNLGQLWELLPADTRIPDHSIWEHKRVTSAIAGALPKPAFLLFAIGPVQEFIATARKTQDLWAGSYLLSYLSWSAMKVVAEEFGPDCLIFPDLHRQPFVDKWLIEKGLEIDALGNELLSSPTLPNRFLAVIPAESVKDIAEKAKKHVQETFASACRAVKEKMSEKCGIHPSAEWDEIWQRQTDDFIETYWSATVIDEVEDIDGFIAEYKRLMGTSSEWPFDNLLRAYERGFKPNIGTVYAQIYRLTEKTLGSRKAIRDFKQQDEPNHKCTLCGLREPVHPGMFNNQTCREEFGALTGFWRENVMPAFPQIRRTERLCGICVTKRLAASSFFREQMGLDISNSFPSVSMVATASFKEKVIKNISHPEINTRANEFIFILNTLFEGKKERMNGEPLPMVRRMCNNPGTVALENKDIAHKFASIEGDWLYEDSFRESLKDDIPNYSEELCNAAQAALKKLLQAAKKIDIDQPSKYYAVFLMDGDNMGKWLSGENAPTIGEIMHPIVRDGLEPKEWDTLLTMKRPLNPSLHLATSKALRDFSLHVAREIVEKDHLGKLVYAGGDDVLAFVNLKDLPEVMRKLRACFSGSLIVNEETSKVDIDFKEGRGFIPVDGEGVPLNIENNKNKINGFRLSMGTKATASMGVVIAHHNSNLAKVLDDVRRCEKEAKNLKDKNAFCISLAKRSGGTESVSAKWYYDSEKEGIFEPIPLLREWADAFYNDHMSPKMVYTFRTETTGLEGKDLPRGAVRHELLRIADRQRIKKNKGFNKETMEKMVVRIIKFHESGLSLEKVSVFLSVAAFLGREGNR; from the coding sequence ATGAACAATGTTCTTCTGATCAGAAAAATCCAGGCACTTCTTCATGACCCTCCTGAGAAGCCCATAATTCTCGGTAGAATAGGCCATGAAGGCAGGGCTAAAGAGATAATGAGAGAGCTTATAGGCGATGCGGCCGCGATTCCCGAAGATATTAAAACTGCCGATCATATTGCCTCAGCTGCCGACCGTATCAATCTGCCGAGAGATGAGCGATTTATATCTGATTTTCTCAGGAACCCTGAGATAATTCACTCCCTGTCAGGAAAAGGGTTTAATCTTGGCAGTCTGGCGCAAATAAACATAGATCACATAACTGATGATGTGGACAGGGCAGTGGGAGAGCTTGCTGATAAATACAGGGGGGACTCAGAGAAGATTTATTTATCCCTGTGGAGAAGCCTCGTTGATATGTTGATTGAAGATGGTCAATCAAATTTAGGTCAACTCTGGGAGCTTCTTCCGGCAGATACGAGGATCCCTGATCATTCTATATGGGAGCATAAACGCGTCACATCAGCAATTGCCGGGGCATTGCCTAAACCTGCATTCCTCTTATTTGCTATTGGGCCTGTTCAGGAGTTCATTGCGACCGCACGAAAGACTCAAGACCTGTGGGCCGGCAGTTATCTTCTGTCGTATCTTTCCTGGAGCGCGATGAAGGTGGTCGCAGAGGAATTTGGCCCAGACTGCCTTATATTCCCTGATCTCCACAGACAGCCATTTGTTGATAAGTGGCTTATTGAAAAAGGCCTTGAAATTGATGCACTGGGAAATGAACTGCTGTCTTCCCCCACTCTTCCGAATCGTTTCCTGGCGGTCATTCCGGCAGAGTCAGTGAAGGATATTGCTGAGAAGGCAAAGAAACATGTACAGGAGACCTTTGCTTCTGCGTGTCGTGCGGTAAAAGAAAAGATGTCAGAGAAATGCGGCATACACCCATCGGCTGAATGGGATGAAATATGGCAGAGACAGACGGATGATTTTATAGAGACCTACTGGTCTGCGACTGTCATTGATGAAGTAGAAGATATTGATGGCTTTATCGCTGAATATAAACGGTTGATGGGAACCTCAAGTGAATGGCCGTTTGATAACCTGCTCAGGGCTTACGAGAGGGGTTTTAAGCCCAATATAGGCACTGTGTATGCTCAGATTTACAGGCTTACTGAAAAAACGCTTGGCAGCAGAAAAGCCATCAGGGATTTTAAACAACAGGACGAGCCGAATCACAAATGCACGTTGTGTGGCTTAAGGGAGCCTGTGCATCCCGGGATGTTTAACAATCAGACTTGCAGGGAAGAATTCGGGGCGTTAACAGGGTTCTGGCGGGAAAACGTGATGCCAGCTTTCCCGCAGATCAGGCGAACTGAGAGGTTATGCGGTATTTGTGTAACGAAACGGCTTGCGGCATCGTCTTTTTTCAGAGAGCAGATGGGACTTGATATCTCCAACTCATTCCCATCCGTCAGCATGGTAGCAACAGCTTCATTTAAAGAAAAGGTTATAAAAAATATTTCTCATCCGGAAATCAATACAAGAGCAAACGAATTTATTTTCATTTTAAACACCTTATTTGAAGGTAAGAAGGAACGTATGAACGGCGAACCACTTCCGATGGTGCGACGCATGTGCAATAATCCTGGAACAGTTGCGTTGGAAAATAAAGATATCGCTCATAAGTTTGCGTCTATAGAGGGCGATTGGCTCTACGAAGATTCTTTCAGAGAGTCGCTTAAAGATGATATCCCTAATTACTCAGAAGAACTGTGCAATGCAGCTCAAGCAGCGCTAAAAAAACTCCTTCAGGCGGCAAAGAAAATTGATATTGATCAACCATCAAAATATTATGCAGTGTTTCTCATGGACGGCGACAACATGGGCAAGTGGCTGTCAGGAGAGAATGCCCCAACGATTGGGGAAATTATGCATCCCATTGTCAGAGACGGCCTTGAACCCAAAGAGTGGGATACTCTTCTTACGATGAAACGGCCTCTCAACCCCTCCCTTCACCTTGCCACCAGCAAGGCACTGAGAGACTTCTCCCTTCATGTTGCAAGGGAGATTGTAGAAAAAGATCATCTCGGTAAACTGGTCTATGCCGGCGGAGATGATGTTCTGGCGTTTGTGAATCTCAAGGATTTACCAGAGGTAATGAGAAAGTTGCGGGCCTGTTTTTCAGGGAGTTTGATCGTGAATGAAGAAACCAGCAAGGTTGATATTGATTTTAAAGAAGGGCGGGGATTTATTCCTGTTGATGGGGAGGGTGTGCCGCTTAACATTGAGAATAATAAAAATAAAATTAACGGCTTCAGACTCTCAATGGGGACAAAGGCAACGGCAAGCATGGGGGTTGTAATTGCTCATCATAATTCCAACCTTGCAAAAGTGCTTGATGATGTAAGACGTTGTGAAAAGGAAGCTAAGAACTTGAAAGACAAAAACGCTTTTTGTATCTCCCTTGCCAAACGCTCAGGCGGCACAGAATCTGTCAGTGCAAAGTGGTATTATGATTCCGAAAAAGAGGGGATTTTTGAGCCAATTCCTCTCCTCAGGGAATGGGCGGATGCTTTTTATAATGATCACATGTCACCAAAGATGGTCTACACCTTTAGAACAGAGACGACGGGATTGGAAGGGAAAGATTTGCCTCGTGGGGCTGTTAGGCATGAACTCCTTCGTATAGCCGACAGACAGCGGATTAAAAAAAACAAAGGCTTCAATAAAGAGACAATGGAGAAAATGGTTGTACGAATCATAAAGTTTCACGAATCAGGGCTTAGCCTGGAGAAGGTTAGCGTATTTCTTTCTGTAGCTGCATTTCTCGGACGGGAGGGGAACAGGTGA
- the cmr3 gene encoding type III-B CRISPR module-associated protein Cmr3, translated as MKLFIEPNDVLMFRDGRPFAGGDDHFARGVFPPSPATFYGAFRSHILSHNWPEFNRFKSEPEQIPENVRTEIGTPNELGILYICQFTLAKRNASGIKQFFPMPKDVVKEKGREESKLNLLMPKDLSGSKTLTDMPYGLNNMWLPVETPREAVSGYLSSEDMSKYLFGEPPFKCINQDELFKNEERTGIQKSRMTRSVETGRLYSVEYFRLNEDVGFAIDFGNASLIPSNGILRLGGDNRSARYLVTSWDELSTDRIRKKIADTKRFKLVLTTPAIFNKGWLPGWINGDTRQGQIEGAIVKLVTACVGKPIGIGGYDFANNRSKVMKKAAPAGSVYYFEFVNGSVDALFEKMWLKSISDERAKEGFGITLIGGFDYV; from the coding sequence GTGAAGTTATTCATAGAGCCGAATGATGTCCTCATGTTCAGGGATGGAAGGCCGTTTGCGGGTGGAGATGACCATTTTGCTCGTGGAGTATTCCCCCCATCGCCGGCCACGTTCTATGGGGCATTCCGCTCCCATATCCTGAGCCATAACTGGCCTGAGTTTAACAGGTTTAAGTCTGAGCCGGAACAAATCCCGGAGAATGTGCGGACTGAAATAGGAACACCAAATGAATTAGGTATACTTTATATATGTCAGTTTACGCTAGCGAAAAGAAACGCCAGTGGCATTAAACAGTTCTTCCCCATGCCAAAAGATGTTGTGAAGGAGAAGGGCAGGGAGGAAAGTAAATTGAACCTGTTAATGCCTAAGGACTTATCAGGGAGTAAAACGTTGACAGATATGCCGTATGGATTGAATAATATGTGGCTTCCTGTAGAGACCCCGAGGGAAGCTGTTTCAGGATATTTGTCGTCAGAAGATATGAGTAAATATCTGTTTGGGGAACCGCCCTTCAAATGTATAAATCAGGATGAGTTATTTAAGAATGAAGAACGAACAGGTATCCAAAAAAGCAGAATGACACGAAGTGTTGAAACAGGACGGCTTTACAGTGTTGAGTATTTCAGGTTGAATGAGGATGTTGGTTTTGCGATTGACTTTGGGAATGCATCTCTGATTCCGTCTAACGGTATTCTTCGGCTTGGGGGCGACAACCGTTCAGCCCGATATTTAGTAACATCATGGGATGAGCTTTCTACAGACCGCATAAGGAAGAAGATTGCCGACACCAAACGTTTCAAGCTGGTGTTAACTACTCCCGCCATATTTAATAAAGGCTGGTTGCCTGGCTGGATAAATGGTGATACCAGGCAAGGTCAGATTGAAGGTGCCATTGTGAAGTTGGTCACCGCATGTGTTGGAAAACCAATAGGCATCGGTGGTTATGATTTTGCTAACAATAGGTCAAAGGTGATGAAGAAGGCCGCACCAGCCGGCAGCGTGTATTATTTTGAATTTGTTAATGGCAGTGTTGATGCTCTCTTCGAAAAGATGTGGCTTAAATCAATAAGCGATGAACGGGCAAAGGAAGGATTTGGGATAACATTGATAGGAGGTTTTGACTATGTTTAA
- the cmr4 gene encoding type III-B CRISPR module RAMP protein Cmr4, whose protein sequence is MFKEAKVMFIYTETSLHCGSGTSLGVIDLPIQREKYTDYPVCQASGIKGVVREWFDNKYGERDSKIKYTFGPDFGRGDSEAHAGAATFTDGRLLLFPVRSLNSVFAYTTSVFALSRLRRDLEMAGESVGWKVPAESDKILGVSESKVKTGDNKVVLEEYTFDFQLDEGVKAIAEWIASNAIPQGDEYNFWRQKVKTDLIILPEDAFGDFVKLSTEVQARIRINNDTKTVDKGALFYEEALPCDSLLYSVVMAHDPACDNAKRPTDLQDSTDVMKFVSEIKSKRLQFGGDATIGKGIVNVNFLNGR, encoded by the coding sequence ATGTTTAAAGAGGCAAAGGTGATGTTTATTTATACGGAAACGTCGCTCCATTGTGGAAGCGGTACAAGTCTCGGCGTCATTGACCTGCCGATACAACGGGAGAAATATACGGATTACCCTGTCTGCCAGGCATCAGGAATAAAGGGTGTGGTTAGGGAATGGTTTGATAATAAGTATGGCGAAAGGGACTCCAAAATCAAATATACCTTTGGCCCGGACTTCGGCAGAGGGGACAGTGAGGCACATGCAGGAGCTGCTACCTTTACTGACGGACGTCTTCTGTTATTTCCTGTCCGTTCCCTGAACAGTGTCTTTGCCTATACTACATCTGTCTTTGCATTAAGCAGGCTCAGGAGAGATTTAGAAATGGCAGGGGAAAGTGTTGGGTGGAAAGTTCCGGCAGAGTCTGACAAGATATTGGGTGTTTCGGAGAGCAAGGTTAAGACAGGGGACAACAAAGTGGTGCTTGAGGAATACACCTTTGATTTTCAGCTGGATGAAGGTGTTAAAGCAATAGCTGAATGGATTGCATCCAATGCCATCCCGCAAGGAGATGAGTATAACTTCTGGCGTCAAAAGGTAAAGACAGATTTAATAATACTGCCGGAAGATGCATTCGGGGACTTTGTAAAACTTTCAACTGAGGTTCAGGCAAGGATAAGGATTAACAATGATACAAAGACCGTGGACAAAGGCGCATTATTTTATGAAGAGGCATTGCCGTGTGATTCACTGCTTTACTCTGTGGTAATGGCGCATGATCCTGCTTGTGATAATGCAAAAAGGCCGACTGACCTTCAGGACTCGACGGATGTAATGAAATTTGTAAGCGAAATAAAAAGCAAACGCCTGCAATTTGGTGGAGATGCTACAATCGGCAAGGGCATCGTGAATGTCAATTTCCTGAATGGGAGGTAA
- the cmr5 gene encoding type III-B CRISPR module-associated protein Cmr5 translates to MIKSKEQERAKKAWELANSVSVGIIDKYSSLAKSAPVMILTNGLGQTLAFFISKSNGKNEYTLLYRHINEWLDDNISWTPNNEIGNDLIEKVINEKSQIYRMVTEETLAFLSWIKRFATALTPDTKEAAE, encoded by the coding sequence ATGATAAAGTCAAAAGAACAAGAAAGGGCAAAGAAGGCATGGGAATTGGCGAATTCAGTTTCTGTCGGCATAATAGATAAATATTCATCATTAGCCAAAAGCGCACCGGTTATGATACTTACAAATGGGCTGGGGCAGACACTTGCTTTTTTCATCTCAAAATCCAACGGCAAAAATGAATACACTCTCCTTTATCGACATATTAACGAATGGCTTGATGATAACATCTCGTGGACGCCAAATAATGAAATTGGTAATGATTTGATTGAAAAAGTGATTAATGAAAAATCTCAGATTTATAGAATGGTTACAGAAGAGACATTAGCTTTTCTCTCATGGATTAAGAGATTTGCAACAGCCTTAACGCCTGATACAAAGGAGGCAGCAGAATGA
- the cmr6 gene encoding type III-B CRISPR module RAMP protein Cmr6, whose product MKLPLPGDTRSVFKDNNVLFKTSNLGLLFNKYVNSWQNGWQMTEEDSKKFRQSVSDIKFSKEYIENVLKRQQMMINNLKDSGWHVEFFTAKTDSRLIIGLGGTSVIETGMTLHPLYGFPYLPGSGLKGLARGYAEIGVESKPSADELREVFGSEKKDAPAVNNIQGKVFFMDGLPATFPKLDLDIMNPHYGEYYRGGKPPADYLNPVPVTFLTVASEQPFLFAVFSRDKALSEKAKQWLTGGLTDLGAGGKTNVGYGYFKIDVTLQTQSQPGIAKVTKASPMDALLERVKQCRQPGDKHILQKVFDDAWKIEGLDRKELLGQIRLQLPDTMKKNDKIISFLKEKEKESGITN is encoded by the coding sequence ATGAAGCTTCCACTACCTGGGGATACACGGTCAGTGTTTAAAGATAATAATGTTCTTTTCAAGACAAGCAATCTCGGTTTGTTGTTCAATAAGTATGTTAACTCATGGCAAAACGGTTGGCAGATGACGGAGGAGGATTCTAAGAAATTCCGTCAGTCTGTGTCGGATATTAAATTTTCGAAGGAATATATTGAAAATGTGTTAAAGCGCCAGCAGATGATGATTAATAACTTAAAAGATTCCGGCTGGCATGTTGAATTCTTCACAGCAAAAACCGACAGCCGTCTTATCATTGGCCTTGGCGGCACAAGTGTGATTGAAACAGGAATGACACTACACCCGTTATACGGCTTTCCATATTTGCCCGGCAGCGGACTGAAGGGACTGGCAAGGGGATATGCTGAAATAGGAGTTGAGTCTAAGCCGTCAGCCGATGAATTGAGGGAAGTGTTTGGTTCTGAAAAGAAAGACGCTCCTGCTGTCAACAACATACAGGGAAAAGTATTCTTCATGGACGGATTACCAGCAACCTTTCCAAAACTTGATCTTGATATTATGAACCCGCACTATGGCGAATATTATCGGGGAGGAAAACCCCCGGCAGATTATCTGAACCCTGTACCTGTAACATTTCTAACTGTTGCATCTGAGCAGCCCTTTTTATTTGCCGTATTTTCAAGGGATAAAGCCCTTTCAGAAAAAGCAAAACAATGGCTCACCGGCGGTCTGACCGATCTCGGGGCTGGTGGTAAGACAAATGTAGGTTACGGTTATTTTAAGATAGACGTCACATTGCAAACACAGTCTCAGCCAGGTATAGCAAAGGTAACCAAAGCCTCTCCAATGGATGCCTTATTGGAAAGGGTTAAACAGTGTCGTCAACCAGGCGATAAGCACATTCTTCAAAAGGTATTTGATGATGCATGGAAGATAGAAGGTTTAGACAGGAAAGAATTATTAGGACAGATAAGACTACAACTCCCTGATACGATGAAGAAAAACGATAAAATAATATCGTTTCTGAAGGAAAAAGAAAAAGAGTCAGGAATAACTAATTAA
- a CDS encoding DUF1887 family protein, protein MKIHVCLVSAQPIPNLIPLRMDELSPEKVILLESKDVKAQAQRIEQVIKTWGIKVVRCPIEPYDLESARETCLNILAEIDKDEVTLNVTGGTKIMALAAFEVFREMKRPIIYVDTQNRNIQTLSPAQKELKFKGVIKVKPYLAVYGQDIVGENTFLDIVKKHRPMMQRLIKDIAIFEPVISVWNTVYAVPARNTKRYPFHIDIESGHTSWKAFGKLTDLFETGGIVQLADGKLIFPTEVDTMFASGDWLSEFVFDTVLNLSVTDVHMEVDVKWDRKGHEPTTNNYDVVFTCNNQLYLIECKTKHFEGKEKEGSNTDLIYKLDSLKEATGGLYGKGMLVSYRKLTNAQISRLEANGLKYCHGVGLKNLADKIKEWIR, encoded by the coding sequence ATGAAAATACACGTTTGCCTTGTATCAGCTCAGCCCATACCAAATCTTATCCCTCTCAGGATGGATGAGTTGAGCCCTGAGAAGGTGATTTTGCTTGAAAGCAAGGACGTTAAAGCTCAGGCACAAAGAATAGAACAGGTTATAAAAACCTGGGGAATTAAAGTGGTCAGATGCCCGATAGAACCTTATGATCTTGAATCTGCACGTGAGACATGCCTTAACATCCTCGCCGAGATAGATAAGGATGAAGTTACACTCAATGTAACTGGTGGTACAAAGATTATGGCATTAGCGGCTTTTGAAGTCTTCAGGGAAATGAAAAGACCAATCATATATGTGGATACCCAGAACAGGAATATACAAACTCTATCTCCTGCACAAAAGGAGTTAAAATTCAAAGGGGTTATTAAAGTTAAGCCCTATCTTGCAGTTTATGGGCAGGACATTGTGGGAGAAAATACATTTCTTGATATTGTTAAGAAGCACAGGCCAATGATGCAAAGGCTGATAAAAGATATAGCCATTTTTGAACCTGTCATAAGCGTATGGAACACAGTTTATGCTGTCCCTGCCAGGAATACAAAAAGATATCCTTTCCATATTGATATAGAAAGCGGACACACGTCCTGGAAAGCCTTTGGAAAACTGACTGATTTATTTGAGACTGGTGGTATTGTACAACTTGCTGATGGGAAATTGATATTTCCAACCGAAGTGGATACCATGTTTGCCTCCGGAGACTGGCTTTCAGAGTTTGTCTTCGATACCGTATTGAACCTTTCTGTGACAGATGTCCATATGGAAGTAGATGTCAAATGGGACAGAAAGGGACATGAACCGACAACAAATAACTACGATGTAGTATTTACCTGTAATAATCAATTATATCTTATTGAATGTAAGACCAAACACTTTGAGGGTAAAGAGAAGGAAGGTAGTAATACCGATCTAATATATAAATTGGACAGTCTTAAAGAAGCTACCGGCGGATTATATGGTAAGGGGATGCTTGTCTCTTACAGAAAACTGACCAACGCTCAGATTTCCCGTCTTGAAGCCAATGGACTTAAATACTGCCATGGAGTTGGCCTTAAGAATTTAGCAGACAAAATAAAAGAGTGGATAAGGTAA
- a CDS encoding nucleotidyl transferase AbiEii/AbiGii toxin family protein — MPAEYYDKILYPLQDKVIPAFKDSPFYLTGGTALSRGYYNHRYSDDLDYFVNDHDDFHRIAERQIEKLRGIFTDVTIAVKDVSYYRIFVGRESLKVELINDVPSHIGGKVEHPLLGIIDSKENILANKITAVVDRALPKDIVDVFYLLKDGLSLKKALCDAESKAAGISPLLIAKIFAEFNYAILGTEIKWIDPVSIEAIKQYLNDISLSIVEGTI; from the coding sequence TTGCCTGCAGAATACTACGATAAAATACTTTATCCTTTACAGGATAAGGTGATTCCTGCATTTAAAGACTCTCCATTTTACCTGACTGGTGGAACAGCCCTTTCGAGAGGTTACTATAACCACAGATATTCTGATGATCTGGATTATTTCGTTAATGATCATGATGATTTCCACAGGATTGCAGAAAGACAGATTGAGAAATTAAGAGGCATATTTACTGACGTTACGATTGCGGTTAAAGATGTAAGCTATTACAGGATTTTTGTCGGCAGAGAAAGCTTAAAGGTGGAGTTGATAAATGATGTGCCGTCCCATATTGGCGGTAAGGTTGAACATCCTCTGCTCGGCATTATAGATTCAAAGGAAAATATACTTGCCAATAAGATTACCGCTGTCGTTGACCGGGCTCTGCCCAAGGATATAGTTGATGTGTTCTACCTGCTGAAAGATGGTTTAAGCCTGAAAAAGGCATTGTGCGATGCTGAGAGTAAGGCAGCGGGTATCTCACCGCTCTTAATTGCAAAGATATTTGCTGAATTTAACTATGCCATCTTAGGTACGGAAATAAAGTGGATAGACCCTGTATCCATTGAAGCTATTAAGCAGTACCTCAATGACATTTCCCTTTCCATCGTCGAAGGTACTATTTAA
- the cas2 gene encoding CRISPR-associated endonuclease Cas2 — MNRTLYLIAYDITDSRRLNNVRYFLKGYSTGGQKSVYECFLTDGELRYVVRKIEGIIRREEDRVHVFTMEGRSRTHALGIAVQPRDPAYFYIG, encoded by the coding sequence ATGAACAGGACTCTCTATCTTATTGCCTATGACATTACCGATAGCAGGCGTCTTAACAATGTGCGGTATTTCCTAAAAGGATACAGCACTGGCGGGCAGAAGTCTGTGTATGAGTGTTTCCTGACGGATGGCGAGCTTCGCTATGTGGTTAGAAAGATTGAAGGCATTATAAGAAGGGAAGAGGACAGGGTTCATGTCTTTACAATGGAAGGTCGCAGCAGGACTCATGCGCTGGGAATAGCAGTTCAGCCAAGGGATCCGGCATATTTCTACATAGGATAA